The window GACAAAAAGAGATTCCATCAAAAGACATTCTTTATTTGAAAGATGGGACTCAAAAAATTGGAAACATCATTTTTAAAAATAAAGAAAAGTTTGATGAAATTCTGCTTCTAAGTGAAGATCGAGTAATGACAAAGTATTCATCTGTAGAAGTTGATAGCTTTCTATTAGAAAATAACGAGAAGTATATTAGTAAATATCTTAGCAATACGACCATCTCTCAAGAATTAAACTTTGTACAACTATTATTTAAGGGGGAATTTGATTTGTTAAAATCAGATGGGATATTTTACCTTGAAAAGCAAGATGGTCAAATCTTAGAACTAAGCCAAACTGACATTGCCAATACTTCTTTAACAAATAAGAGTAACGTTAAAAACAAAAAATATATTGGAATTATTTCAGTGTTATTGAGCGATGAGTGTCGAAATGCTTTGCAAAAAGATTTGCAGAAAATCCAACTCAAAGATGATAATTTGGTGGAATTTTTAACAAAATACCATCTGTGTAAAGAAACAAATAGCCAAAGCTTTACAGATAATAGGCCAAATTTTTTACTTAATTTCTATGGTCAGGTAGGAATGAGTTATAACAATTTTCACATTGAACAATTCGGTATATTTCCCATATCTTTTGAGATAGAAAAACCTATAGTTCCTGTATTCTCTGGAGGAATAAGGCTAGATAGCTTTAGAAAATACCCAAGATTATCTATGGACTTAATGTTAGCTTTTAGCACACAAAAAAACATTGTCCGTACTTTCTATGAAAACAATGTATACGCTTACACTGGTGCAAATAATTATAATTTGAATTCAATAGAATTTCAATGGTATGTAAATTACACCTTTTACAAAAGTGAAAAAATTGACTTTTACGGTGGAGTTGGGCCAAAGAGCAAATTCAATTTCTTTGAAAGTACAGTATCTACTTGGGAACAAAGAAGAACTACTAATAACGCTACAGAATACTTCGAAAACCAATTTTTCGATATGCCAAAAACAAACATTGGTATAGGTTTAAAACTTGGAGCAATACTTGTTAAATCTTCAAAAAGTCGGATTACAGTTGAAGCGAGTTTTAACTTTGCATCAAATGCAGGACAAACAATCATACCTCATACAAGCATGCTGAATCATACTTCCCAAACTTTCTTGATAGGTTATTCATTTAGAAAGCCTTAATAACACTAAAATCAATCTGAAACTTATTTAACAGAAAATATTTTTATTCTTTTGGCCAAATATTAAAACGAAAATACAAAATTAGGTATCATGACAAAATGCCGATAAAATAACCTTGGCATAAGGCTTGAATTAATTGGAAGAACCTTCTTAAATTGAGGGTTCTTTCTTATTTTAATAATAACATGACAGTTTGACTGTCATATTGTCTATATGAACAATTTTGAAAATCAATTATATCAATCATTAATGGTAGGAGATTATGCTGGTGAGGGTGACCTCATTCAATTGATAACAGACGATGAAGGTGATGATGCCACACAACAAGATAGCTACTCATCTGTCATCCCAATTCTTTCAGTTAGAAACACTGTTTTATTCCCAGGGGTAGTCATCCCAATTACAGTTGGCAGACAGCGATCTATCAAACTAGTAAAAAAAGCTCAGCGAGGAGATAAGTTGATCGGTGTCTGTGCCCAAGTTAATCCAAACAATGATGATCCATCTTGGGATGATATCTATCACGTAGGAACATTGGCTAAAATTATCAAAATGATTGTGCTTCCTGATGGAAATACAACGATCATTATTCAAGGTAAAAAGCGTTTTAAAATTTCAGAAACCCTTACTGAGGATCCATATTTCACTGCGAAGGCTGACTATTTAGAGGAAAATTTTCCAAAAAATAATAAGAAAATTGAGGCGCTAGAGGAGTCCTTGAAAGATGCGGCAGCTAAAATTCTCCACCTCAACCCTGAAATTCCAAGGGAAGCTCAAGTAGCACTTGACAATATTGACAACACTCCTTTTCTTACCCATTTCTTATCTTCCAACATCAATGCCCCTGTAGAAGCCAAACAAAAGCTTCTGGAAATTAATGATGGAGTTGAAAGAGCTACTTTACTTTTGGAATTCATGATGAAGGATATCCAAATGCTGGAACTGAAAAGTGAAATTCAGAAAAAAGTACATACAGATATTGATCAGCAGCAGCGGGATTATTTCCTTCGTCAACAAATGAAAGTCCTTCAAACTGAACTTGGTGAAGAAGGTCCTGAAAAAGAGGTTGAAGAGCTAAGAATAAAAGGAGCCTTGAAAAAATGGCCAAAAACTGTTGCTCAACATTTTGAAAAAGAACTTGATAAAATCCTAAGAATCAATCCATCAGCAGCTGAATACCCTATCGCTCTCAATTATGCAGAGACCTTGGTTGAATTACCATGGAATGAATTCACAGATGATAACTTTGATCTCAAGAGAGCCAAAAACATCTTAGACAAGGATCATCATGGCTTAGAAAAAGTCAAAGAAAGGGTCATTGAATACCTTGCTGTCTTAAAGCTTAAAAATGATCTAAAAGGCCCGATTCTTTGCCTTTATGGCCCTCCAGGAGTTGGGAAAACTTCGCTTGGAAAATCCATAGGAAAAGCTTTGGGAAGAAAATATATCAGGATGTCTTTGGGTGGTGTTCATGATGAAGCAGAAATTCGAGGACATAGAAAAACCTATGTCGGAGCAATGCCTGGCAAGATTATTCAAAACATGAAAAAAGTCAAGACAAGCAATCCTGTTTATGTCTTGGATGAAATAGATAAATTAAGTTCAGACTTTAGAGGTGATCCATCTTCTGCCTTTTTGGAGGTTTTAGACCCAGAACAAAATAGCACTTTCACAGATAAC is drawn from Belliella baltica DSM 15883 and contains these coding sequences:
- the lon gene encoding endopeptidase La — translated: MNNFENQLYQSLMVGDYAGEGDLIQLITDDEGDDATQQDSYSSVIPILSVRNTVLFPGVVIPITVGRQRSIKLVKKAQRGDKLIGVCAQVNPNNDDPSWDDIYHVGTLAKIIKMIVLPDGNTTIIIQGKKRFKISETLTEDPYFTAKADYLEENFPKNNKKIEALEESLKDAAAKILHLNPEIPREAQVALDNIDNTPFLTHFLSSNINAPVEAKQKLLEINDGVERATLLLEFMMKDIQMLELKSEIQKKVHTDIDQQQRDYFLRQQMKVLQTELGEEGPEKEVEELRIKGALKKWPKTVAQHFEKELDKILRINPSAAEYPIALNYAETLVELPWNEFTDDNFDLKRAKNILDKDHHGLEKVKERVIEYLAVLKLKNDLKGPILCLYGPPGVGKTSLGKSIGKALGRKYIRMSLGGVHDEAEIRGHRKTYVGAMPGKIIQNMKKVKTSNPVYVLDEIDKLSSDFRGDPSSAFLEVLDPEQNSTFTDNYLEVEYDLSKVLFIATANSLDSIQPALRDRMEIIEVTGYTMEEKLEIAKKHLIPKQRKEHGLKASDISFDKNAIIKIIEDYTRESGVRNLERAIGKVVRNITKSIAMEEEYQKKVTTDAVRKILGGEIFDKESYQDNSVAGVVTGLAWTSVGGEILFIETALSRGKGKLTLSGQLGDVMKESAMTALSYLKSKAEKLGIDYRVFDQYDLHVHVPAGAVPKDGPSAGITMLTAMASLFTQRKVKNKIAMTGEITLRGKVMPVGGIKEKILAARRAGLKEIILCQKNKRDIEEIDEQYIKGITFHFVDKVEDVLEIALLKAKVEDPMKFTFSSENNSN